In Desulfomonile tiedjei DSM 6799, a genomic segment contains:
- a CDS encoding YicC/YloC family endoribonuclease encodes MQVNGAGMRTRPIKSMTGFGRGRSASGEVEIITEIRAVNHRFLDLSVKLPRAFNVFEPAIRKTVTDSVHRGKFDIMVTRSAGKNGLVEVTLDESLATGYFNCLKRIQEKFNLTAEIKASDIIGLKDVVVPVERDDLVESEWPLLEESLGTAMRALDEMRCAEGATLWNDIENRLLSIKETASRISPLVQQVVVAAKERLERRIKELTGGMELDPDRLTQEVAIIADKSDVTEELIRLNSHLEQFMGFFSEGSPLGRKLDFLLQEINREVNTLGSKSASTEISSHVVYMKSELEKIREQTQNIE; translated from the coding sequence ATGCAGGTTAACGGAGCCGGCATGCGCACGCGCCCCATTAAGAGCATGACCGGGTTCGGCCGGGGCCGCTCGGCTTCCGGCGAAGTTGAAATCATCACGGAAATCCGCGCGGTAAACCACCGTTTTCTCGATCTCTCCGTCAAGCTCCCGAGAGCATTTAACGTGTTCGAGCCGGCAATTCGGAAAACCGTTACAGATAGTGTGCACCGCGGAAAATTCGATATAATGGTTACTCGTAGTGCCGGGAAAAACGGCCTTGTCGAGGTGACTCTGGACGAATCGCTTGCGACCGGCTATTTCAACTGTTTGAAGCGAATACAAGAAAAATTCAATCTTACAGCGGAGATAAAGGCAAGCGACATTATCGGGCTGAAAGATGTAGTCGTTCCAGTCGAACGGGACGATCTCGTGGAAAGCGAATGGCCGCTTCTGGAAGAGAGCCTCGGGACTGCAATGAGAGCACTGGATGAAATGAGATGCGCTGAGGGCGCAACCTTGTGGAATGATATCGAAAACAGATTGCTCTCAATCAAAGAAACCGCTTCCCGGATTTCGCCGCTGGTCCAACAGGTAGTGGTTGCGGCTAAAGAACGTTTGGAGAGGCGGATCAAAGAACTTACAGGCGGCATGGAATTGGACCCGGACCGGCTTACTCAAGAAGTTGCGATTATTGCGGATAAGTCGGACGTGACAGAGGAATTGATCCGGCTGAACAGTCATCTGGAGCAGTTCATGGGATTCTTCTCCGAAGGTTCGCCCCTGGGAAGAAAACTGGATTTTCTGCTTCAGGAAATCAACCGGGAAGTCAATACGTTGGGATCGAAATCAGCATCTACGGAAATTTCATCGCACGTTGTTTATATGAAATCGGAACTGGAGAAGATCCGGGAACAAACACAAAATATAGAATAA
- a CDS encoding DUF4416 family protein translates to MSTPVVPEFARLVLSVLCPDENILPVIKPLLERELGPVEEEIGPLEFPFTSYYDREMGPGIRRWLWVFEHLLDRSRLAPVKCLTNRIEQTYTIDGKRTFNLDPGFMTLGNFVLATGKNNAHRIYLKDGIFADLTLIYRSGSYHPLEWTYPDYADNGLISILNQLREQYKCRLTEPACARAPLRA, encoded by the coding sequence ATGAGTACCCCCGTCGTTCCCGAATTTGCAAGGCTCGTACTAAGCGTATTGTGCCCCGACGAAAACATACTTCCGGTGATTAAGCCGCTCTTGGAGAGAGAGCTCGGGCCCGTTGAGGAAGAAATCGGGCCGTTGGAATTTCCTTTTACGTCTTACTATGACCGTGAGATGGGGCCCGGAATCCGACGTTGGTTGTGGGTGTTCGAGCATCTTTTGGATCGAAGTCGTCTTGCGCCTGTCAAGTGCTTGACGAATCGAATAGAACAGACGTATACCATTGACGGCAAGCGAACATTCAATCTCGATCCGGGATTCATGACCCTCGGGAATTTCGTCTTGGCCACAGGCAAGAACAATGCCCATAGAATATATCTAAAAGACGGCATATTTGCGGATCTTACTCTCATTTACAGATCGGGATCTTACCACCCTCTGGAATGGACATATCCTGATTATGCCGACAACGGGTTGATTTCGATTCTCAACCAGTTGAGGGAGCAATACAAATGCAGGTTAACGGAGCCGGCATGCGCACGCGCCCCATTAAGAGCATGA
- a CDS encoding KpsF/GutQ family sugar-phosphate isomerase: protein MQSPLICDETLPALEIARRVLQTEIEGIMAVLERLDRTFELCVDLLYSLRGRIIITGVGKSGLIARKIAATLTSTGSPAIFVHPVEGLHGDLGIVNRDDALIALSNSGETTEITSLVATIKKRGPLVIALTGVVSSTLARMADQVLDCRVPREACPLNMAPTASTTAVLALGDALAVALMIRRGFRKEDFLRHHPAGSLGERLNLKVADIMLRRPAAPEVNQYASLQDVLCSINKQNLGFALVTEGAKLLGIITDGDLRRALSENCGIYDSVAGKLMTPNPLTIDEGRTAAEALEIMERKLITALAVLDQDGNLTGIIHLHDLLGKGEVRFSP, encoded by the coding sequence ATGCAATCTCCACTTATTTGTGATGAAACGCTACCTGCCCTGGAAATTGCCAGGCGGGTGCTTCAGACGGAAATTGAAGGAATAATGGCAGTTCTGGAGCGTCTGGACAGGACGTTCGAGCTGTGTGTCGATCTTCTCTATTCTCTCCGGGGCCGTATTATCATCACTGGAGTTGGTAAGTCAGGCCTGATAGCCAGAAAGATAGCGGCAACTCTGACGAGCACAGGATCTCCGGCAATTTTTGTGCACCCGGTAGAAGGTTTGCATGGCGATCTGGGCATAGTGAATCGGGACGATGCTCTTATTGCTCTCTCCAACAGTGGGGAAACCACCGAGATTACCTCTCTGGTAGCTACTATTAAGAAGCGAGGCCCGCTGGTCATCGCCCTGACCGGGGTAGTCTCTTCAACTTTGGCACGAATGGCCGATCAGGTACTTGATTGCCGGGTTCCCCGGGAGGCTTGTCCGCTCAATATGGCTCCTACGGCCAGCACGACTGCGGTTCTTGCCCTGGGGGATGCTTTAGCTGTTGCGCTCATGATAAGGAGAGGATTTCGCAAAGAAGACTTTCTCCGTCATCATCCGGCAGGAAGCCTTGGCGAACGTTTGAACCTGAAGGTCGCGGATATAATGCTTCGCAGGCCTGCAGCTCCTGAAGTAAATCAATATGCATCCCTCCAAGACGTTCTCTGTTCGATAAACAAGCAGAATCTCGGGTTCGCACTTGTAACTGAAGGAGCGAAACTCTTGGGCATCATTACGGATGGAGATCTCAGGCGAGCGCTGTCGGAGAACTGCGGTATCTATGATTCTGTGGCCGGCAAACTGATGACTCCCAATCCGTTGACCATAGACGAAGGCAGGACTGCAGCGGAAGCGCTGGAGATCATGGAAAGAAAGCTTATCACAGCATTGGCCGTATTGGACCAAGATGGGAATCTCACCGGAATCATCCACCTTCACGATTTACTGGGCAAAGGAGAAGTCCGTTTTTCGCCCTGA
- a CDS encoding FecR domain-containing protein, with amino-acid sequence MKTAYRRILTAFLTNLLVAGVWIIPAFAQQIGSVQAVEGGVYMRHSDESEFRQANKGDPVAIGDTFQSDKDSKGLVSFVNNSHTSMGQLSEIYFYDLEKSGQTSHFSADMTEGIIRFVHKLPNSDPPSSYTIVTPTALINVEPTDRPVDFVVNVYNPKQTTVTVIWGRVRVKNILDELPAEQLLTSCQRSDIDERKEPTKPVTVSSQTMKDLIDQTTIPGTLPQDVPSCEETYIIQPPSYGAVPEVGVDVYYPPAVPWVPVRPCRGCEVWNGDRCVPCDWIGMECIGGRCVRKNCRRCTVWDGRRCLPCRDVGRECVDGRCVPSRCRECTVWNGRRCVPCRELGLDCERGRCVQKSCRECTVFRNNRCIPCAELGLVCQNGRCVRKDCPSCSFWNGQRCVPCEEMGRVCRGGRCVPRRECDQCTFWNGSRCVSCGELGMTCVGGRCVHRPCGACQERRGSNCVSCESLGLTCLEGRCTRRPGPPDVERPGPERPPLPPGVLPGRPERPERPERPGRPGRIPEVTPERPERPERPGVPEKPEVRPERPERPERPERPGRPERPPEVRPERPRPERPERPEVKPERPGMPGRVPEVKPERPERPERPGVPEKPEVRPERPERPSRPERTPEMRPQRPEPPGRPERAPETKQERPQPQPQVRPEPRREERPQPQPQVRPEPQRQERPQPQQQVRPEPPRPGPPHRPGQKPEDRD; translated from the coding sequence ATGAAAACCGCATATCGCCGGATTCTCACAGCCTTTTTGACAAATCTGTTGGTCGCCGGTGTATGGATAATTCCAGCATTTGCTCAACAGATAGGTTCGGTTCAGGCGGTGGAAGGAGGCGTTTACATGCGGCACTCCGATGAGTCGGAGTTCCGACAGGCAAATAAAGGTGACCCCGTAGCAATTGGAGATACGTTTCAAAGCGACAAAGACAGTAAAGGGCTGGTGTCATTCGTTAACAACAGTCATACTTCCATGGGACAGTTGTCTGAAATCTACTTCTACGATCTGGAAAAATCAGGGCAGACGAGCCACTTCAGCGCAGATATGACCGAAGGAATTATCCGGTTTGTCCACAAGCTGCCCAACTCGGATCCTCCTTCATCTTATACGATCGTAACCCCCACAGCCCTCATCAATGTGGAACCGACAGATCGGCCTGTGGACTTCGTGGTGAACGTGTACAATCCGAAGCAGACTACGGTGACTGTGATTTGGGGCCGTGTTCGAGTGAAGAACATTCTGGACGAATTGCCGGCAGAGCAGCTCCTGACATCCTGCCAGCGATCCGATATCGATGAGCGCAAGGAGCCTACAAAACCGGTAACAGTTTCATCGCAGACGATGAAGGATCTTATCGACCAGACCACTATCCCCGGAACCCTCCCTCAAGACGTACCTTCTTGTGAAGAAACCTACATCATACAGCCGCCTTCCTACGGAGCTGTCCCGGAGGTCGGGGTTGACGTCTATTATCCGCCTGCAGTTCCGTGGGTTCCAGTGAGACCATGCCGAGGCTGTGAAGTTTGGAATGGAGATCGTTGCGTGCCATGCGATTGGATTGGCATGGAATGCATCGGCGGAAGATGCGTGCGGAAGAACTGTCGCAGATGCACTGTCTGGGATGGCAGACGATGCCTTCCATGCCGGGACGTAGGAAGAGAATGTGTGGACGGTCGATGTGTTCCGTCCCGTTGTCGCGAATGCACTGTGTGGAACGGAAGACGCTGTGTACCCTGTAGAGAGCTCGGACTGGACTGCGAACGCGGTCGATGTGTCCAAAAATCATGTCGTGAGTGCACGGTCTTCCGCAATAATCGCTGCATCCCCTGCGCAGAACTCGGCCTTGTATGTCAAAACGGCAGGTGTGTCCGGAAAGATTGCCCGAGTTGCTCATTCTGGAACGGGCAACGATGTGTGCCCTGTGAAGAAATGGGCAGAGTCTGCAGAGGCGGTAGATGCGTTCCGCGCAGAGAATGCGATCAATGCACTTTCTGGAATGGCAGCCGTTGCGTGTCCTGCGGAGAACTCGGCATGACCTGCGTAGGAGGCCGTTGCGTGCACCGGCCCTGTGGAGCTTGTCAGGAAAGGCGCGGCTCGAATTGTGTTTCGTGCGAATCCCTGGGGCTGACCTGTCTCGAAGGCCGTTGCACCAGGCGACCCGGTCCTCCCGATGTTGAGCGCCCTGGACCCGAGAGGCCGCCATTGCCGCCCGGTGTGCTTCCGGGGAGACCCGAAAGACCTGAAAGACCTGAACGTCCAGGAAGACCCGGAAGGATACCTGAAGTGACACCGGAACGCCCTGAAAGGCCTGAACGCCCTGGAGTTCCTGAAAAGCCGGAGGTCAGACCTGAAAGACCAGAGCGCCCAGAGCGCCCGGAGCGGCCCGGAAGACCTGAAAGACCTCCAGAGGTGAGACCTGAACGTCCGCGTCCGGAAAGACCTGAGAGACCTGAAGTGAAACCGGAACGCCCCGGAATGCCTGGACGGGTGCCTGAAGTGAAACCCGAACGGCCTGAAAGGCCGGAACGCCCTGGAGTTCCTGAAAAGCCGGAGGTCAGACCTGAAAGACCGGAACGGCCGTCCCGACCTGAGCGGACACCGGAAATGAGACCGCAAAGACCGGAACCTCCCGGAAGACCCGAAAGAGCACCGGAAACAAAGCAAGAGCGGCCTCAGCCGCAACCCCAGGTTCGGCCCGAACCACGTCGAGAGGAACGGCCTCAACCACAACCTCAGGTCAGACCGGAACCACAACGACAGGAACGGCCTCAGCCACAACAACAAGTTCGACCGGAGCCTCCCAGACCGGGGCCTCCTCATAGACCCGGGCAAAAACCGGAGGATCGTGATTAG
- a CDS encoding exonuclease SbcCD subunit D, whose translation MRFVHTADWHLGRILHGQRLIEDQAHALGQLALFIRDCNPDALLICGDVYDRAVPPPDAVELLDEFLSEMVTDLNLTVIAIAGNHDSPIRMDFGAKVFSRQGLHVFGSVTEKFLPVILHDAHGAVSFYSLPYAEPALVREKLSCEELTGHESAIKAMLDTRSRTPGERSVLLAHAFISGCEEAESERPLSIGGVDCVNASVFSDFHYVALGHLHRPQTAGGSQIRYSGSLLKYSFSEADHKKVVHLVEFDRDGTCQVDSVALTVRRDVRRISGFLTDILQGPANGESRDDYLLVSLLDQTPILDVMGKIREIYPNTLHIERPHLEAGGGSGRAPGDHRKLSDADLFAAFYQEVTGNELSQEQAQAYDTIVSALRQKDRESAIP comes from the coding sequence ATGAGATTCGTACATACCGCAGATTGGCACCTGGGGCGGATTCTGCATGGGCAACGACTCATAGAGGATCAGGCCCATGCGCTAGGGCAGCTAGCGCTCTTCATCAGGGACTGTAATCCGGATGCTCTGCTAATTTGCGGAGACGTTTATGACAGGGCAGTTCCTCCTCCGGATGCAGTGGAATTGCTCGATGAATTCCTGTCAGAGATGGTTACGGATCTGAACCTGACAGTGATCGCTATAGCCGGAAATCATGACAGCCCTATTCGTATGGATTTCGGGGCCAAGGTCTTTTCCCGGCAAGGACTGCACGTATTCGGCTCGGTCACTGAAAAATTTCTTCCGGTTATTCTCCACGACGCACACGGAGCGGTGAGCTTTTATAGCCTTCCCTATGCAGAACCTGCCCTGGTGAGAGAAAAGCTCTCGTGTGAGGAACTGACGGGTCATGAATCCGCTATAAAGGCCATGTTGGACACCCGGTCGCGAACCCCGGGAGAACGGTCAGTACTCCTTGCTCATGCATTTATCTCAGGATGTGAAGAGGCAGAATCAGAGCGTCCTCTCAGTATAGGCGGCGTTGACTGCGTCAACGCTTCCGTTTTCTCGGATTTCCATTACGTTGCTCTGGGACATTTGCACAGGCCTCAGACCGCAGGAGGGTCTCAGATCCGTTATTCAGGTTCTCTGCTCAAGTATTCTTTCTCGGAGGCGGACCACAAGAAGGTTGTGCACCTGGTTGAGTTCGACCGTGACGGCACGTGTCAGGTGGACAGCGTTGCTCTGACCGTCAGACGGGACGTTCGTCGCATCTCCGGATTTCTCACCGACATTCTTCAAGGACCGGCAAATGGCGAAAGTCGCGACGATTACCTACTTGTATCCCTTTTGGATCAGACTCCCATCCTTGATGTAATGGGCAAGATCAGGGAAATCTATCCCAATACTCTGCATATCGAACGGCCTCATCTGGAAGCAGGAGGGGGAAGCGGCCGAGCCCCCGGCGATCACCGAAAACTGAGCGATGCCGATTTATTTGCTGCGTTCTATCAAGAAGTTACCGGAAACGAGCTGTCGCAGGAGCAGGCTCAGGCTTATGACACCATCGTGAGCGCTTTGAGACAGAAGGACCGGGAGTCGGCAATCCCATGA
- a CDS encoding LolA family protein: MRILLIIACTLSVAILLNGCGSKHLTKNLELGDVINEAEKKSSLIKQFRTEFVKTRRNSVFNREMKAKGVLLFQKPNKFQLTLTGDINVEILSNGKIITMTHDGSDVEVFKIHGERDLSKFADPLMLLIQSVGNGSLRKFSVMKSEQHDDVLTTEIVPSNQNEFERIQSVNLAIMESGEIKKVAIKFKNGDVDETEFASWSLLAQDDPQILSLNQRLNQISENQRYEAQDIKGRENQEEDEDKGVVDSSLAQRMPTYFPEGN; the protein is encoded by the coding sequence TTGCGCATACTTTTAATTATTGCATGTACATTGTCTGTGGCCATACTCCTGAACGGCTGCGGTTCCAAGCATCTTACCAAGAACCTTGAACTGGGAGACGTAATCAACGAGGCTGAGAAGAAATCCAGTCTTATAAAGCAATTTCGAACGGAATTCGTTAAGACGCGGCGCAATTCGGTTTTTAATCGCGAGATGAAAGCCAAAGGTGTTCTCCTTTTTCAGAAGCCGAATAAATTTCAGCTTACCCTCACCGGAGACATTAACGTCGAGATTCTGTCAAACGGGAAAATAATCACGATGACCCACGACGGCTCGGATGTGGAAGTCTTCAAAATTCACGGTGAGCGAGATCTTTCCAAATTTGCGGATCCTCTAATGCTTCTCATACAGAGTGTCGGCAACGGTAGTCTCCGGAAGTTCTCTGTGATGAAAAGCGAACAGCATGATGACGTGCTGACCACGGAAATCGTTCCTTCAAACCAGAACGAGTTCGAGCGCATACAATCAGTCAACCTGGCGATTATGGAATCCGGCGAAATCAAAAAAGTGGCTATAAAATTTAAGAATGGTGATGTTGATGAGACTGAGTTTGCTTCCTGGTCGCTGCTCGCTCAAGATGACCCGCAAATACTTTCATTGAATCAAAGACTGAATCAAATCAGCGAGAATCAGCGCTATGAAGCTCAGGATATAAAAGGGCGCGAAAATCAGGAAGAAGACGAAGACAAAGGAGTTGTTGATTCTTCACTGGCGCAGAGAATGCCTACCTATTTTCCGGAAGGTAACTGA
- the rlmB gene encoding 23S rRNA (guanosine(2251)-2'-O)-methyltransferase RlmB: MKRTKSSTKTVLYGVHPVLENFRARKRLIEEVFISRDSRLDSLTAQFELAGIPINKMNPKDLAAFCGSQHHQGIAASVGPFPYADLSDLTSQEAEGLLVILDEIQDPSNLGTILRSCHCLGASGVVLTKDRAVPVTPAVEKAAAGASAHVLVARIVNLAREIDGLKDLGFWIYAADARASSSVYAMDLTEKIAVVFGSEFSGIRRLVREKCDGTISIPMLGTIDSLNVAQTATVILAESLRQRLVKKPELLLHASHGSK; encoded by the coding sequence TTGAAAAGGACTAAATCCTCAACCAAGACTGTTCTTTATGGGGTTCATCCGGTCCTGGAAAATTTCAGGGCAAGAAAACGCTTGATAGAAGAAGTCTTTATTTCCCGAGACAGCAGACTGGACTCATTGACTGCCCAGTTTGAACTCGCCGGAATCCCCATAAACAAGATGAATCCCAAAGATCTCGCTGCGTTTTGCGGATCTCAGCATCATCAGGGCATTGCAGCATCTGTGGGACCGTTTCCCTATGCGGATTTGAGTGATTTGACGTCCCAAGAGGCAGAAGGTTTGCTGGTAATCCTCGATGAGATTCAGGACCCATCGAACCTGGGCACAATACTGAGGAGTTGCCACTGTTTGGGAGCTTCGGGCGTCGTTCTCACGAAGGATCGTGCCGTTCCTGTGACTCCTGCTGTAGAAAAGGCCGCTGCGGGCGCTTCTGCTCATGTCCTGGTTGCGAGAATCGTAAATTTGGCTCGGGAAATTGACGGATTAAAAGATCTGGGATTCTGGATTTACGCTGCCGACGCGCGCGCGAGTTCCTCAGTGTACGCCATGGATCTTACCGAAAAGATCGCAGTTGTGTTCGGTTCCGAATTCAGCGGTATCCGAAGACTCGTCCGTGAAAAATGCGATGGCACAATTTCGATTCCCATGTTGGGCACGATAGATTCTCTCAATGTGGCCCAGACAGCAACGGTGATTCTTGCCGAATCACTCCGGCAACGGCTCGTGAAAAAGCCTGAACTCCTTCTGCATGCTTCTCACGGTTCTAAGTAA
- the rpoZ gene encoding DNA-directed RNA polymerase subunit omega: MARVTVEDCLEKVENRFALVILASKRTKELKRGAPLTVRDRDNREVVMALREIAASKVLAKMPTAEESLDKKEAPISIEKD; this comes from the coding sequence ATGGCGAGAGTAACAGTTGAAGATTGTCTGGAGAAGGTGGAGAATCGTTTTGCTCTGGTGATCCTTGCATCCAAGAGAACGAAAGAATTAAAAAGAGGGGCGCCTCTGACGGTGCGCGACAGAGACAACCGAGAGGTTGTCATGGCTTTGAGAGAAATAGCGGCATCCAAAGTGTTGGCGAAAATGCCGACGGCTGAAGAATCCCTGGACAAAAAAGAAGCACCTATATCGATTGAAAAGGACTAA
- the dksA gene encoding RNA polymerase-binding protein DksA yields the protein MKKEDLEYFQGILQKQLDDLVRGAGRTVDDMTEIESKSSFPDPTDRAALESDRNFELRIRDRERKLINKIRKALDKIEDGSFGFCEVCGEPIEFKRLEARPVTTHCIECKTTAEEEEKIRRL from the coding sequence ATGAAGAAAGAGGATTTGGAATATTTCCAGGGTATACTGCAGAAACAATTAGACGATTTGGTTCGCGGAGCAGGCAGAACTGTGGACGATATGACCGAAATCGAATCCAAAAGTTCATTCCCGGACCCTACCGACCGAGCAGCCCTCGAATCGGACCGTAACTTCGAATTGCGCATTCGCGATAGGGAGAGAAAGCTTATAAATAAAATACGTAAGGCTTTGGACAAGATTGAAGATGGCTCATTCGGTTTTTGCGAAGTCTGCGGCGAGCCCATTGAATTTAAGCGATTGGAAGCACGACCGGTCACAACTCATTGTATAGAGTGCAAGACAACTGCGGAAGAAGAAGAGAAGATCCGACGATTATAG